GTGGCTGCGGTGGACGCGGTGACCCAGCACGACGTGGCCGACTTCCTGGTCCGCCTGCGCACCGGTGACGAGCAGCACCAGCCGCTGGCAGCCAGTTCCGCCGCTCGCGCGGTCATCGCGGTGCGCGGCTTCCACCGCTTTGCGTTGCGAGAGGGCCTGACCGAGGCCGACCCGGCCCGGCCGGTGCGTCCGCCGCGCACGCCGCAGCGGTTGCCCAAGGCCATCTCGGTGGGCGAGGTGGCCGCGCTGATCGCCGCCGCCGAACGCAACCCACGGGTGGACCTCGCCGCTCGGGACACCGCGTTGTTGGAACTGCTCTACGGCACCGGCGCGCGCATCTCCGAGGCCGTCGGGTTGGACGTCGACGAGGTGGACCTGACATCGCGATCGCTGGTGCTCACCGGCAAGGGCGGCAAACAGCGCACGGTGCCGATCGGGCGCTGTGCCGCCGAGGCGCTGGACGCCTGGCTGGCACGCGCGCGGCCGGCGCTGTCCGCGCTCGGGCTCGGCGCGGGCAGCCCCGCGGTCTTCCTCAACGCCCGAGGTGGGCGCCTGTCCCGGCAGAGCGCATGGACCGCGTTGCGCGCCGCGGCCACCGCGGCGGGGCTGACCGTGGAGGTCTCCCCACACACGCTGCGACACTCCTTCGCCACCCACTTGCTCGAGGGTGGGGCGGACGTACGGGTAGTGCAGGAACTACTCGGGCACGCGTCCGTGTCGACCACGCAGGTCTACACGATGGTCACCGTCGAGCATCTGCGCGAGGTCTACGCGACCAGTCACCCGCGGGCGCGCAGCACGCCGGCACAGCGGCGCTCAAGTAACTCCTGACACTCCTGACTACACCGGCACCACAGCACCGGCGTGTTGTCAAGCACCGCCACGACACGCCGCGCGATGAGCCGGGCCCGGGTGCGACCGCGCCGAAGAATCGGACGCATCGCAGCTATCGGGAGGCGGGCATGCACGAATACGGGTCTCAGCACGGGGCGAACGCCCGGGCCGACGAACAGTTCCCGCCGCTGCCGCCGGTGCGCGCCGCGGTGCCCAAGGACCGCTGGACCGCGGCCCCGCCCGTTGCCGCTCCGGAGCCCGCGGCACCGATGGTGCCCACCCCGGGCGATCTTTTCGGCGGCGCGCCGGAGGCGGCCAAGCTCGGCCCCACCGGACGTCCGATGCCGGAGTTCCCCGAACCCCCGCCGCTCCACCGGCACGGCCCGGCCCGCGTCATCGCGATGTGCAATCAGAAGGGTGGCGTGGGCAAGACCACCTCGACCATCAATCTGGGTGCTTCCCTCGCCGAACTCGGCCGCAAGGTGCTGCTCGTCGACTTCGATCCGCAGGGCGCGTTGTCCGTGGGCCTGGGCATCAATCCGCACGAACTGGATCTGACGCTGTACAACCTGCTGCTGGACCGCAACGTCGGCATCGACGAGGTATTGCTCAAGACCAACGTGCCGAACCTGGACCTGTTGCCCTGCAACATCGACCTGTCCGCCGCCGAGGTGCAGTTGGTCAACGAGGTCGCCCGGGAGCAGACCCTGCAGCGGGCACTGGCCCCCGTGCTCGACGAGTACGACGTGGTGATCATCGACTGCCAGCCGTCGCTGGGCCTGCTCACGGTCAACGCGTTGACCGTCGCGCACGCGGTGATCGTGCCACTGGAGTGCGAGTACTTCGCGCTGCGCGGCGTGGCGCTGCTCGCCGACACCATCGAGAAGGTGCAGCAGCGGCTCAACCCCACCCTGAAGCTCGAGGGCATCCTGGCCACCATGTACGACGCGCGGACCGTGCACGGCCGCGAGGTGCTCTCCAGGGTTGTCGAGGCCTTCGGCGATACTGTGTTCCACACCGTGATCGGACGCACCGTCAGATTCCCGGAGACCACCGTGGTCGGCGAGCCGATCACCTCCTACGCCTCCACCTCCACCGGCGCCAAGGCCTACCGCCAACTGGCCCGCGAGGTGCTCGGCCGCCTCGAAGCGGAGTAAACCGTTCCGGTCAGCTACGGTGCAGCGGTGAACGTGTCAGCGCCGGAGGCGCCGCCGACGGTCGGCGCCAAGCCCGGTGGGTTCGAGGTTCACCTGTCGGTCTTCGAGGGACCCTTCGACCTGTTGCTGGGCCTAATCGCCAAGCACAAGCTGGACATCACCGAGATCGCG
This sequence is a window from Sporichthyaceae bacterium. Protein-coding genes within it:
- the xerD gene encoding site-specific tyrosine recombinase XerD, whose translation is MAELAGALRGYLDHLAVERGLAVNTLVSYRRDLGRYLTVLSDRGVAAVDAVTQHDVADFLVRLRTGDEQHQPLAASSAARAVIAVRGFHRFALREGLTEADPARPVRPPRTPQRLPKAISVGEVAALIAAAERNPRVDLAARDTALLELLYGTGARISEAVGLDVDEVDLTSRSLVLTGKGGKQRTVPIGRCAAEALDAWLARARPALSALGLGAGSPAVFLNARGGRLSRQSAWTALRAAATAAGLTVEVSPHTLRHSFATHLLEGGADVRVVQELLGHASVSTTQVYTMVTVEHLREVYATSHPRARSTPAQRRSSNS
- a CDS encoding ParA family protein: MHEYGSQHGANARADEQFPPLPPVRAAVPKDRWTAAPPVAAPEPAAPMVPTPGDLFGGAPEAAKLGPTGRPMPEFPEPPPLHRHGPARVIAMCNQKGGVGKTTSTINLGASLAELGRKVLLVDFDPQGALSVGLGINPHELDLTLYNLLLDRNVGIDEVLLKTNVPNLDLLPCNIDLSAAEVQLVNEVAREQTLQRALAPVLDEYDVVIIDCQPSLGLLTVNALTVAHAVIVPLECEYFALRGVALLADTIEKVQQRLNPTLKLEGILATMYDARTVHGREVLSRVVEAFGDTVFHTVIGRTVRFPETTVVGEPITSYASTSTGAKAYRQLAREVLGRLEAE